One Coffea arabica cultivar ET-39 chromosome 5e, Coffea Arabica ET-39 HiFi, whole genome shotgun sequence DNA segment encodes these proteins:
- the LOC113687358 gene encoding uncharacterized protein, translating to MDITSFSQLDGESLYETWERFRELLRRCPHHGLPDWLIVQTFYNGLSFSTKTTIDAAAGGALMGKSPQEAQSLIEEMAANNYQWANERGNPRRHADMIEMDTLNMLGAQMNNVVKLLNRQAGVGSSSSNAHVACCSVCGGEHDTNDCVDFEQVQFVNNYNRNAQNNPYSNTYNPGWRNHPNFVWKDQSNQHRPTNPPGFQPRQPQAETKLGWEIAVEKLAKVTSDRFERVEGRLDQLTTMYRNVEVQIGQIAGSLNNRNQGELPSKTELEDPPVVESEKNEREKQEEKERNQEASLEEDSREKPREDQPSSSTTIPIPPAVPFPQRLKPNKIDKEFEKFVKIFKQLHINIPFADAILQIPSYAKFLKEIMTRKRKLEDCETIALTEECSAIIQNKLPLKLKDPRSFSIPCTIGNIDFSKALYDLGSSVSLIPLTVARQLGLHELKCTNLTLQLADRSIRYPLGVLENVLIKVQKFIIPVDFVVLDMEEDISMPIILGRPFLATAGMQEGDCEAIEEVAKYLDFQAPYNRGNAYESLGQGKGLPPPSEIEPPKLELKPLPTHLRYEFLGENNTLPVIVSAYLDEKQCAK from the exons atggatatcactagttttagccAATTGGATGGTGAATCGTTGTATGAAACTTGGGAACGGTTTAGAGAGTTGCTTCGGAGATGTCCACATCATGGACTTCCCGATTGGCTAATCGTACAAACTTTCTACAATGGTTTATCTTTCTCTACTAAAACTACCATCGATGCAGCCgcaggtggagctttaatgggtaaatcacccCAAGAAGCTCAAAGTTTAATAGAAGAAATGGCCGCAaacaactaccaatgggccaatgaGAGAGGTAATCCGAGACGCCACGCAGATATGATTGAAATGGACACTCTTAACATGTTGGGTGCCCAAATGAACAATGTGGTGAAGTTACTCAATAGGCAAGCCGGAGTTGGTTcaagttcatctaatgcacATGTGGCGTGTTGTTCCGTATGTGGAGGTGAACATGATACTAATGATTGTGTTGATTTTGAGCAGGTACAATTTGTTAACAACTATAATCGAAATGCTCAAAATAATCCCTACTCAAACACTTACAATCCggggtggagaaatcatccaaactttgtATGGAAAGATCAAAGCAATCAACATAGGCCAACCAATCCGCCGGGATTCCAACCTAGGCAACCACAAGCGGAAACTAAACTAGGTTGGGAGATCGCAGTGGAAAAGCTTGCCAAAGTTACTTCGGATAGGTTTGAGCGAGTAGAAGGAAGATTGGACCAACTTACTACAATGTATCGGAATGTTGAGGTCCAAATTGGCCAAATTGCTGGTTCTCTCAATAACAGAAATCAAGGAGAATTGCCTAGTAAGACGGAG TTAGAAGATCCTCCAGTGGTtgaaagtgagaaaaatgagagggaaaaacaagaagaaaaggagaggaACCAAGAGGCAAGTTTGGAGGAAGATAGTCGGGAGAAACCAAGAGAAGATCAACCATCATCTTCCACTACCATCCCAATACCTCCGGCGGTTCCATTTCCTCAAAGACTCAAGCCAAATAAGATTGATAAAGAATTTGAAAAGtttgttaaaattttcaaacaattgcaCATAAATATCCCTTTTGCCgatgctattttgcagattccttCATATGCCAAGTTTCTCAAAGAGATCATGACGCGAAAGAGGAAATTGGAGGATTGCGAAACAATAGCATTAACAGAGGAGTGCAGTGCCATCATACAAAACAAACTACCACTAAAATTGAAGGATCCGAGAAGCTTTTCTATACCTTGCACTATTGGTAACATCGACTTTTCTAAAGCATTATATGACCTTGGTTCTAGTGTATCATTAATTCCTTTAACGGTAGCAAGACAATTAGGTTTGCATGAGCTTAAATGCACTAATCTTACCTTGCAACTAGCGGATAGGTCTATTAGATATCCATTGGGAGTATTGGAGAATGTATTGATTAAggttcaaaaatttatcattcccGTGGATTTTGTGGTCTTAGATATGGAAGAAGATATATCTATGCCCATTATACTTGGTAGACCATTTCTAGCAACTGCAG GCATGCAAGAGGGAGATTGTGAAGCAATTGAAGAAGTGGCCAAGTATTTGGATTTTCAAGCACCCTATAATAGGGGTAATGCCTATGAAAGTCTTGGCCAAGGAAAAGGACTACCACCACCTTCGGAGATTGAACCTCCAAAATTAGAGCTCAAGCCACTTCCAACTCATCTAAGGTACGAGTTTCTTGGAGAAAACAATACTTTACCGGTCATTGTTAGTGCTTACCTAGATGAAAAGCAATGTGCAAAGTAG